Proteins from one Triplophysa dalaica isolate WHDGS20190420 chromosome 6, ASM1584641v1, whole genome shotgun sequence genomic window:
- the rims4 gene encoding regulating synaptic membrane exocytosis protein 4 has translation MERSQSRISLSASFEALAIYFPCMNSFDEDDGDPEGRRLKGIQRSTETGLAVEMPSRTVRQASHESIEDSMNSYGSEGNLNYSGMCLASDAQFSDFLDGMGPAQFVGRQTLATTSMGDVEIGLMERNGQLEVEIIQARGLILKPGSKGPPAAYIKVYLLESGICIAKKKTKSVRKSLDPLYNQVLVFSESPQGKVVQVIVWGNYGRMDRKCFMGVARILLEELDLTNMVIGWYKLFPTSSMVDPTMTPLIRHSSQLSLESTVGPCCERS, from the exons ATGGAGCGTTCGCAAAGTCGAATCAGCCTGTCCGCTTCCTTCGAGGCATTGGCCATCTACTTCCCCTGCATGAACTCCTTCGATGAAGACGATGGCG ACCCAGAGGGCCGCAGGTTAAAGGGTATTCAGAGGAGCACAGAGACCGGACTGGCCGTTGAGATGCCCAGTCGCACCGTCCGACAGGCCAGCCATGAGTCTATAGAAGACAGCATGAATAGCTACGGGTCTGAGGGCAA TCTGAACTACAGCGGGATGTGTTTGGCATCAGATGCCCAGTTTAGTGATTTTCTGGACGGTATGGGACCAGCTCAGTTTGTGGGGAGACAAACCTTAGCTACAACTTCAATGG GAGATGTTGAGATCGGTCTGATGGAAAGGAACGGGCAGCTGGAGGTGGAGATCATTCAGGCTCGCGGACTCATTTTAAAGCCTGGATCCAAGGGCCCTCCAG CTGCCTACATTAAAGTTTACCTGCTGGAAAGTGGCATCTGTATTgccaaaaagaagacaaaatCTGTCCGGAAATCGCTAGATCCTCTTTACAATCAAGTCCTCGTGTTTTCAGAAAGCCCGCAGGGGAAAGTTGTGCAG GTTATCGTTTGGGGAAACTACGGCCGAATGGATCGCAAATGCTTCATGGGCGTGGCACGCATCCTATTGGAGGAGCTGGATTTGACAAACATGGTGATTGGATGGTACAAGCTTTTCCCAACTTCCTCGATGGTGGATCCCACGATGACTCCGCTGATTCGACACTCTTCGCAGCTCTCTCTGGAGAGCACGGTGGGACCGTGCTGTGAACGTTCTTAG